The Pseudobacteriovorax antillogorgiicola nucleotide sequence GAAAAACCTATTGAATGCGAACAGCTTCAACTTGCCTATACAGAGCATGTCGAACCATTGGTAGAAAGTAAGTGTATCAAGTGCCACGAAGCCAATGGTGGTGCTGGTAACGTATTTGCTCTCGCAGAAGGTGAGACTCAAAAAAACATCAACACCCTGACTTCACTCTTCGCAGGCAACTACATTGAGGTAATCAACAAGACCACAGGAAAAACTAGCCACGTAGGTGGCGCATTGTTAGGTAGAAAAGAAGCCGCCACTATGGAGCATTTTCTAAGTTCTTACCAAGCCTGCAACGATTGAAACCTTGGAAATCGGTAGTAAGATCGCCTTTTTGACTACAATATCAAGAAACTCACCCTTGTGGCACTTGACTTTAGGCACTTAGCCCCTAAGTTCCTAGGGTAGTCGTACGGCTGGATATCCCGGTCCGAAGAAGGAGGTTCTGCAGATGTCAGATCGCGAATACCCGATATTGGTCACACGTGACCTAATCATTTTTCCAAGCAATTCTATGCCCCTAACAGTTGCATCGCGACGCAATCGTAAGGCGATCGATGCTGCAATCGAGTCAGATGGGCTTATTTTAGTTGTCCCAGTTGCTACCCACGCCAAAACAGGTGAGGCAACTCCAGATGACCTTCATCGTTTTGGCACAGTTTGCAAGGTAGACCGTTCAAAATCAGACAGCCAGAATTACCAAGTAATCTTGAATGGCCTATACCGCGCCGAGATCGAAAGAATTAGTTATACTCCAGATGACAAGGATATCATCCTGGGGAGCTACTTCGCAGTCGACTCTCATATGGATATCGATAGTGAAACCCTCGACAAATTGCTTTCTAGTGGCAAAGGCATTGCCATCGAAATCCTCAAACTATCTCAGGGCAATGGTGCACAGAAGCTCTCTGATATTGTGCGAGGGCTTGACGACCCAGAAGTTTTCATATATTTGTGTGCCTCCAACCTCGATTTAGGCATCGAAGAGAAGCTGGAGCTGCTAAAGACGATATCGATCAAGTATCGCCTGCTTAAGATTATTGACATCCTACACATGCGCAAGAACTCTCTGCAAGTTCAAGTAGAGATCAATCACAAACTCAGCAATCAGATGGATAAGAAGCAGCGTGAGGTGATTCTCCGTGAGCAGCTCCAGACGATTCGTGAGGAGTTAGGGGATATGGATGAAAGCGGCTCTCAGCTTGACTACATCCCTCGGATTGAAAGCTCAGCAATGCCTGATAGTGTCAAGAAAATCGCTATCGATGAAGCCCATAGATTAGAGGCCACACCATCAGCCTCTCCTGAAGCGCCAAATATCCGAAACTACCTTGACTTACTCCTCGATCTTCCATGGGGCAATCCAGAGCACGAAGACATCGATATCACCGATGCACGAGACACTCTGGATGCCGACCATCACGGCCTCACAAAAGTAAAAAATCGGATCATCCAACATCTCGCCGTTACGCAGCTCAATAAGGGGCAACAGGGAGTCATCCTTCTTTTGGTTGGCCCTCCTGGGGTAGGAAAGACAAGCCTAGGCCGTAGTATCGCCAAGGCCATGAACCGAGAGTTTGTGCGAATTAGTCTTGGTGGCGTGCGAGATGAAGCCGAGATTCGTGGTCACCGCCGGACGTATCTTGGTTCGATGCCTGGCCGTATCATTCAAGGTATAAAACGAGCTCAGGTCAATAATCCGGTTTTTCTTTTGGATGAGATCGATAAGCTTAGTCAAGGTTGGGGTGGTGACCCTTCGGGGGCGTTGCTTGAGGTTCTTGACCCTGAACAAAACAACAGCTTCGAAGATCATTACATGGATGTTCCCTATGACTTATCCCATGTTATGTTTATCGCGACAGCCAACTCCCTAGAAGGTATACCTGGTCCTCTCCGAGACAGAATGGAAATCATTCAAGTCTCAGGCTATACCACAGCTGAAAAATTCCATATTGCGAAAAACCATTTGTGGCAGTCAGAAATTAAGCGCCACGGCCTGATTGATCAAGATGTAGCCATTGAAGACAGCGCCTTAGAGTCTATCGTTCACCGCTATACTCGCGAGTCTGGTGTCCGTGATCTGAAACGCAAGCTAGCATCGGTTTGCCGCCATCTCTCGGAAGATGTGCTAACTCAGGATCGATCAGGAACCCGAACGGTTGTCGAGTCTGAGTTGGAAGATATTCTAGGCCCAGAGCCTTTCAACCCTGAAAGTGCACAAGAAAAGCTACCAGCTGGAGTCGTAACAGGTCTCGCTTGGACACCGATGGGGGGTGAGATCCTGTTCATCGAGAGTAAACTGATGCCAGGCAAGGGAAAGCTTACCATAACAGGCCAGCTAGGGGACGTGATGAAAGAGTCCCTGCACATCGCCATGAGTCACGTACGCTCCCATATGCATAAGATCAACCGCGACTTCGACTACGAACGATACGATATCCACGTCCACGTTCCTGCGGGAGCAATTCCTAAAGACGGGCCTTCGGCAGGGATTACAATGGTGACCTCGCTCATCTCCCTTCTCTCCCATCGCCTCGTGTCACCAAAACTGGCTATGAGCGGTGAGCTGACACTTCGGGGTGCAGTGATGCCCGTAGGCGGGATTAAGGAAAAAGTAATCGCTGCACACAGAGCTGGTATCGATACAATTATTCTTTCGAGTAAAAATCAAAAAGATCTCCGGGAAGTTCCTGAGGAGGTTAAGAAGGATGTCAAGTTCCACTTTGCTGATACTATCGAGGATGTTATTTCGAAAGCGCTTTCTTTGGAGCTAGAGTTGAACGAAGTGTTCACCACACACGACTATGACCATCATCGCCCTCAGATTCTAAGCTGACGCCTACTAGGGTCAGTGATAGCCTAGGCTTCAGTCTAGGCTATCTTTTGTAAATCTTTGCGACAATCCATCAAACGCTGACGCCATTGATGCTTTTCTATAACCTGCCAATAGATAGAAGGAACTGCCTGAACTACATGTGCCGGAATTGTGAGAATCCGACTTTCTTCAACAACCTCTAGCCGTCTCTGCCGCTGACCAGTTGCCACCCAGTCTTCACAGCAAAAATCCCCCTGACTTAAGCTCTCACCGATCTCTGGCATATAGATCTTTCCACTTTCTAGAATAACTAAGCAGGGGCCGTGAGCACTGATCTGCTTATCGAAGCTAACATCGGGCTTCACTCTTAACATGCCCAACTCCTGAATCGTATCAGAGTAGTGGATTGAAGGTGCAATTTGTGAAAAAACTTCTGTTTTCGATAAAATTCGACCTTTTTGATACAGATCCTTAAGATATGGCTTAAGGTCTAAGCGCGAGATGAATTCCCTATAGATATCCTTTGGAATCTGAGAGGTTTGAACGTAGCTGATAGCCCTATAAGTATAATTTTCAGCGATATCCACTAATGGTGCATCACCAATTATAGATCCAGCCAGTAGCTGTTGACTAGTAAGGTGATCTGCAGTGATACGCTCTACAACCCCAGATACAATAAGATTGATAAAGGGGGGGGCATCACGCTCTCGGAAAAGAATACTCCCCGCTACCTTTGTTTCCACAGGGCACTGTAAGAAGCTTCGAAACTCTTCGAGAGGAACCATAGGAAAGTACTGCCTGAGAAAATTTTCAATCCTCTTAGTAGGGTATTTACTCTGGCTGGGAACAAGTATATCAACACTTCCAAAGGGAGCCGAAGAGCCAATTTCTTTCTCATCTTTACTCAGCGCCTCTGCTTTATGGGCTAAAATTACCCGTTTCGATCGATCATACTTAAAATCAACCGCATTGCCATGAATCATACCGCCGCCAATATCAATCTTTTTAACATCTGCTGGCTCTAGGTATTCTTGTTTAATCTTACCCAATAAACTTGGATCAATCACCTTCTTATGAACCATGGTATCCATGACATCGTAAGATGAAATATCGGCAAGGTGAAAGTAGGTTCGATGACCTCCTTCCCAGAGTAGACGAAATTTAAAAATTGTCGTTTCAATAGGGTGCGGAGAATAGCTTGGTTTGACTTCCAAGCCATCAACACGATTCCAGTCATCCATTTCCAAATCGTGTGGCTGAAAAAAATTTGACAGTTGTTCCATAGAAATACCTAACAGAGCGCACATCTTCTTGTAGACTGAGGCACGGACCCACGGGGTTGCGAAGAACTTTAAACGACGATGGCAGTGAAATAAAGAGGTAAGGCCTGCACAATGGTCGTCATGACCATGAGTTTGAAAAACTCCCTTTACTGAGGCCATGCTGATCCCGAGATTCTGCAAGATAAAATCAATATTAGGACCAGCGTCAACTAAATAGTAATGACCATCGAAATTTAAAACACTGCCCATACTCCCTCGCTCAACATCCCAACCATCGCCTTCACCTGAGTGAATCACTGAGAAGTATTGATCTCTCAAAAATAGAGGGTTTTGCGCAAGGGGGGATTTATACTCTTCATCGGGTTGCAAGTTCAAATCAACCTGAATCGACTCCTTTTGATACTTAAATTCGTAGTGGTTCAATCCTAGCCTCTTGACTTGCACCCCGTGATGCAAGTCGCTAACACCCTGGTCCAAGTAGCAAAGTTCCAAAAACTCTTCTGGATGACAGATTTGACCGAATGCAAAGTGGATTTTTATCTTCATCATTTCACTTGCCAAGCCCTTGTCGAGGCCTGTTGCAGTCAACTCATCAAGAGATGTCAAACCGTAGTTACCACGATAGATGTATTCAAGCTGATCTCTTACCTGCTGTCTGGTGCCTATAAGCAGAGGCTTTTGGCCAGTGTTGTTGATATGGCCAGGAATCAAAAAGCCTTGTCGATAAAACATCTGTAGAATTGGAAACTCAGCTAGGTTGCACAAGTCACCCTTTTGAATTGAAAGATCACTCAACAGAATGGCATTGGGGCCTGATTCAAATGCCAGCCCGTGACTCTCCATTTGCTTGATGAGGCCACGCTTTAACATAAACTTGACTGAATCAGAAGGGCAACCACATAGGATGCGAAGGTTGGCATCTTTAACCTCTAGCCAATACAAGCCTGGTGCAAGTTTTATTTTTTCAAAATATGCCATGCAGCCTTCTTTCAGTGAGTCACAGAGGGCATCGGCTAGAAGTCGGCAGAATCTTAGCGCGAATATGCCTAGTAACTCTAGCCACTGGATCGGCCAAACTACAAGTTTCACCCATCACAGAACCCGCCCCTGATTGCCCATATCTAATTGAATTCTCTGACCTGAAGGAGATCAACTTTAACGCTACAGGACCGATACGAAGTTTGGATTAGGAAACCCTATTAAATAGGTCCATAGCCACAAGATATGATGCAGAAATTACTCGCTAAATTTGAGCCTATCCTGACCTGGTTCTTCCGACCTTCCCCTTACCTGAACGACTCAGATCATCAAGTAGCCCAACTGTCATCTGGATTCATTTTTGTGTCATTGGTTCTTGTTTTCCTGACTAACATCTTGAATCATATGACCGCCGGAACAGATGCCAGTACCAACGCTCATCTTCTAGGCTGGCTATGGTTAGCTGGTATTTCAGTCATTTACCTCCTCAGTCGCACT carries:
- the lon gene encoding endopeptidase La — translated: MSDREYPILVTRDLIIFPSNSMPLTVASRRNRKAIDAAIESDGLILVVPVATHAKTGEATPDDLHRFGTVCKVDRSKSDSQNYQVILNGLYRAEIERISYTPDDKDIILGSYFAVDSHMDIDSETLDKLLSSGKGIAIEILKLSQGNGAQKLSDIVRGLDDPEVFIYLCASNLDLGIEEKLELLKTISIKYRLLKIIDILHMRKNSLQVQVEINHKLSNQMDKKQREVILREQLQTIREELGDMDESGSQLDYIPRIESSAMPDSVKKIAIDEAHRLEATPSASPEAPNIRNYLDLLLDLPWGNPEHEDIDITDARDTLDADHHGLTKVKNRIIQHLAVTQLNKGQQGVILLLVGPPGVGKTSLGRSIAKAMNREFVRISLGGVRDEAEIRGHRRTYLGSMPGRIIQGIKRAQVNNPVFLLDEIDKLSQGWGGDPSGALLEVLDPEQNNSFEDHYMDVPYDLSHVMFIATANSLEGIPGPLRDRMEIIQVSGYTTAEKFHIAKNHLWQSEIKRHGLIDQDVAIEDSALESIVHRYTRESGVRDLKRKLASVCRHLSEDVLTQDRSGTRTVVESELEDILGPEPFNPESAQEKLPAGVVTGLAWTPMGGEILFIESKLMPGKGKLTITGQLGDVMKESLHIAMSHVRSHMHKINRDFDYERYDIHVHVPAGAIPKDGPSAGITMVTSLISLLSHRLVSPKLAMSGELTLRGAVMPVGGIKEKVIAAHRAGIDTIILSSKNQKDLREVPEEVKKDVKFHFADTIEDVISKALSLELELNEVFTTHDYDHHRPQILS
- a CDS encoding MBL fold metallo-hydrolase gives rise to the protein MAYFEKIKLAPGLYWLEVKDANLRILCGCPSDSVKFMLKRGLIKQMESHGLAFESGPNAILLSDLSIQKGDLCNLAEFPILQMFYRQGFLIPGHINNTGQKPLLIGTRQQVRDQLEYIYRGNYGLTSLDELTATGLDKGLASEMMKIKIHFAFGQICHPEEFLELCYLDQGVSDLHHGVQVKRLGLNHYEFKYQKESIQVDLNLQPDEEYKSPLAQNPLFLRDQYFSVIHSGEGDGWDVERGSMGSVLNFDGHYYLVDAGPNIDFILQNLGISMASVKGVFQTHGHDDHCAGLTSLFHCHRRLKFFATPWVRASVYKKMCALLGISMEQLSNFFQPHDLEMDDWNRVDGLEVKPSYSPHPIETTIFKFRLLWEGGHRTYFHLADISSYDVMDTMVHKKVIDPSLLGKIKQEYLEPADVKKIDIGGGMIHGNAVDFKYDRSKRVILAHKAEALSKDEKEIGSSAPFGSVDILVPSQSKYPTKRIENFLRQYFPMVPLEEFRSFLQCPVETKVAGSILFRERDAPPFINLIVSGVVERITADHLTSQQLLAGSIIGDAPLVDIAENYTYRAISYVQTSQIPKDIYREFISRLDLKPYLKDLYQKGRILSKTEVFSQIAPSIHYSDTIQELGMLRVKPDVSFDKQISAHGPCLVILESGKIYMPEIGESLSQGDFCCEDWVATGQRQRRLEVVEESRILTIPAHVVQAVPSIYWQVIEKHQWRQRLMDCRKDLQKIA